GAGGCCGTGCCCGAGCGCCAGCGTCACGCCGTCTCGTAGGACGATGAGAGCCGGCCGCCGGGGGAGGCGGCTCAGCGACTGCCGGGTTCTCGGCCGTTCCGCTCCGCGAGCACCTCGTAGGCCTTGATCCCCTCCTCCTTGCCCTCGAGGGCCACCCGGCCGAGGTCCCGGAGCACGAAGACGCCCTTCACCAGCTCGAACGTGCGCTCGCCCACCACGATCGAGCCGGCCCGGGCGACCACGGACTCGAGACGCGAGGCGACGTTCACCGCGTCGCCGAGCACGGTGATCTCCTTGCGCTTGGTCGAGCCGATGGGTCCGGCGACGACCCGCCCGCTGTTGATGCCCATGCGCATCTCGATCGGCGGACGCGGGCGCCGAGCCTCATTGAGCTCCGCCAGACGGCGCCGCATCTCGAGCGCGACCCGCACGGCGCGCACGGCATGGTCCGCCTGCGTGTAGGGAGCGCCGAACACCGCCATGATGCAGTCGCCGACGAACTTGTCGACGGTCCCCTCCTGCTCGAAGACGGCCTCCGCCATGAAGGAGAGGCAGTCGTTCAGGAGCTCGGCGACCGCCGGCGGGCTCATCTTCGCCGCCAGGCGAGTGAAGCCGACGATGTCCGCGAACAGGATCGTCGCCTCCAATTCCCGTGCCTCCTTCTCGCCCTCGGAGAGGATGCGCGCTACCACCGAGGGGGAGAAGTACTTCTCGAGCCGCTCGCGCGCGAAGCGCTCGTCGCGGATCTTCTCGTTGAGCCTGACCTGCTCGATGGCCACCGCCGCGTAGTTGGCGAGCGCCGACAGGAGCTCCAGGTCGGCCTTGGTGAAGCTATTGGCCTGCACGGGCGTGTCGACGTGGATGATGCCGATGACCGCGTCCCCCTTCCACAGGGGCACGCACATCGCGGAGCGGATGCGGTGGGAGCGTATGCTGTCACGGCTCGAGAAGCGCGGGTCGACCTGGGCGTCGGAGGTGAGGATGGCCACCCGGTCGTGGACGACCCGGTCGGCCATGGTCTTGCTGATCGTGATCCTGGCCTCCTCGGCCGGGTTTCGATACTTCACCACGCGCGGCTTGAGGCTCCCTCCCTCTTCGCGCAGCATGATGAAGCCTCGGTCGGCGCGGATGTGCTCGAACACGGCGTCCATCACGCGGCGGGGCACCTCCTCCGGCTGGGCGGCGATGAGGGCCTGGGCCAGCTCGGAGACACTCCGCAGGATGCGGTTGGCCCTGGCGAGCTCGGCGGGCTCGGGCGTCGGCGACGCCGCGGGTCGAGGGACGGCGGCCGGGCGCTCTGCTCGCGGCAGCAGGACGTCAAGGGACCGCTGAAGGTCACCGACGCGCTGGATGATCGCGCCGGCCGCGGCGTCCGCCATCGGCTTCCCGGCATCGAGGAAGACCCGGTTCTCGAGCGCGCGCCGGACATGGATTACCTGCTCCCCGAGCCGGATCTGGTCGCCGCCCTTGAGGACGGC
This window of the Deltaproteobacteria bacterium genome carries:
- a CDS encoding GAF domain-containing protein translates to MLQPARSVASAVSARALDARRAVVADGSLPRTHPMLELAYQQGGSERVVPLAPGVLLLGHSPSCSVVLPGRGIADRQAQVVVEGDRYRLVDLGSEGGTYLNGVRVSQAVLKGGDQIRLGEQVIHVRRALENRVFLDAGKPMADAAAGAIIQRVGDLQRSLDVLLPRAERPAAVPRPAASPTPEPAELARANRILRSVSELAQALIAAQPEEVPRRVMDAVFEHIRADRGFIMLREEGGSLKPRVVKYRNPAEEARITISKTMADRVVHDRVAILTSDAQVDPRFSSRDSIRSHRIRSAMCVPLWKGDAVIGIIHVDTPVQANSFTKADLELLSALANYAAVAIEQVRLNEKIRDERFARERLEKYFSPSVVARILSEGEKEARELEATILFADIVGFTRLAAKMSPPAVAELLNDCLSFMAEAVFEQEGTVDKFVGDCIMAVFGAPYTQADHAVRAVRVALEMRRRLAELNEARRPRPPIEMRMGINSGRVVAGPIGSTKRKEITVLGDAVNVASRLESVVARAGSIVVGERTFELVKGVFVLRDLGRVALEGKEEGIKAYEVLAERNGREPGSR